The following proteins are co-located in the Leptospira weilii genome:
- the rodA gene encoding rod shape-determining protein RodA, protein MKPDKSIEKIDYFLVISVVIVVLCSVMTLYSQEVNFEDGPGKWYRQLFYFVIGLVIMYFVSRVNYQLLGAYAIVIYVFTIFLLIITLIPGIGYLPSGRGARSWLKIGPIGIQASEFAKLSSVILLGQFMVLKEKDMKNLVVLSIPFVIVIVPMVFILLQPDFGTAVSFLPILFTMLFFGGADILHIGSLLAFGGITLMVPMFVEYSRLTLINDIADFLQRTGKTDLLSVVNRLGGKIWLALDGKDVKTANLTPKTLNSLREAVDQVVELEGGFLFKIFSNQTLLLTFGAIFLIASLVMVGIRIARGSRTLRQYYIPLGILGISLISAVVVMKIVPFRENQVVRLTAFLNPEEFKQGAGYQLRASKPAVGSGRFFGKGLMNAEMTEGRIPHVPESSTDFIFASWAEQTGFLGSVFLLFFLFSIPLRGLQISYESKDRFGSLLASGIVALLFYHMAINIGIVIGLMPVTGIPLSFMSYGGSHLIMSMTAVGIILSIKSRKHAN, encoded by the coding sequence TTGAAGCCAGATAAGTCCATAGAAAAGATCGATTACTTTTTAGTGATTTCGGTAGTGATCGTCGTTCTGTGTAGCGTGATGACTTTGTACAGCCAAGAGGTCAATTTCGAAGACGGGCCCGGAAAATGGTATCGTCAGTTGTTTTATTTCGTCATCGGACTTGTGATCATGTATTTCGTGTCGAGAGTCAACTATCAGTTGTTAGGCGCTTACGCGATCGTGATCTATGTGTTCACGATTTTCTTACTGATAATTACGTTAATTCCCGGAATCGGATACCTACCTTCGGGAAGAGGGGCCCGTTCTTGGCTCAAGATTGGACCTATCGGAATTCAAGCCTCGGAGTTTGCAAAGTTGTCCTCGGTGATTTTACTGGGTCAATTTATGGTCTTAAAGGAAAAGGATATGAAGAACTTAGTCGTTCTTTCGATTCCGTTCGTAATCGTGATCGTTCCGATGGTGTTTATTCTGCTACAACCTGATTTCGGAACCGCGGTTTCTTTTCTACCGATTTTGTTTACGATGCTATTTTTCGGAGGAGCGGATATCCTTCACATCGGATCTTTATTGGCGTTCGGAGGAATTACGCTCATGGTTCCCATGTTCGTGGAATATTCTAGACTAACTTTGATAAACGACATTGCTGACTTCTTACAAAGAACGGGAAAAACGGACCTTTTATCCGTGGTTAATCGACTCGGGGGAAAGATATGGCTCGCACTTGACGGAAAAGACGTAAAGACGGCCAATCTTACGCCGAAAACGTTAAATTCATTGCGGGAAGCGGTGGATCAGGTTGTGGAACTGGAGGGAGGATTTCTTTTTAAGATATTCTCCAATCAAACTCTGCTTTTGACTTTTGGGGCGATCTTTTTAATTGCCAGTCTTGTGATGGTGGGAATTCGGATTGCCAGAGGAAGCAGAACATTAAGACAATATTATATACCCTTGGGAATCTTGGGGATCAGTTTGATCTCCGCGGTTGTGGTGATGAAAATCGTTCCCTTTCGAGAGAACCAGGTGGTTCGATTGACTGCGTTTTTGAATCCTGAGGAATTCAAACAAGGAGCGGGGTACCAACTCAGGGCTTCGAAGCCCGCGGTCGGGTCCGGTAGATTTTTCGGAAAAGGTTTGATGAATGCGGAGATGACGGAAGGAAGAATCCCGCACGTTCCCGAATCGAGCACTGACTTTATTTTTGCTTCTTGGGCCGAACAGACAGGGTTTTTAGGATCCGTATTTTTATTATTCTTTTTATTTTCGATTCCGCTCAGAGGATTGCAGATCAGTTATGAAAGTAAGGATCGATTTGGATCTTTACTTGCTTCCGGAATCGTCGCGTTACTTTTTTATCATATGGCGATTAACATTGGTATCGTGATCGGGCTTATGCCCGTGACCGGGATTCCGTTGTCGTTTATGAGTTACGGAGGATCGCATTTAATCATGTCCATGACTGCGGTCGGAATTATACTTTCGATTAAAAGCAGAAAACACGCGAACTGA
- a CDS encoding Ppx/GppA phosphatase family protein codes for MVQEKPLAAIDLGTNSFHMIIVRVRTNGTFEAIAREKESVRLGNRLQENGPIDPDSFRRGIDCLKRFKILAENAGAEIRAVATSALREAFNREEFLEVVYQETGISIDVISGYEEARLIYFGILQGIPVFDRKIMMIDIGGGSTEILVGHRGNILFSKSFKLGAIRLTEKFFQEEPLSNSGIRKCRLFIEEMLLPFRKILRDLKPDLVVGSSGTIQAIAGMILASRGETEEISLNNFSFLTSEFKKIRNLILEADTSRKRTKIPGLDSKRADIIVGGTLILEEIFDLANVPALTVSEFALREGIVYDTIRKWEHFESTEHSKHLDSIRQTSVDNFMQAFSRDEEYSKHVANLSLQIFDQLVSLHKLGQEQRELLEAASLLHEIGQSISHSAYHKHSYYMIRNSEMLLGFTFLEIEIIALTARYHRKNTPKIKHREFSKLAEKNRTLVSQLSAILRISSALNRNRGGLVLSVTCKIEKNLIHFVLKSDKGYDPSLEIWAAEEQKSAFEETFGYSVEFVTGN; via the coding sequence ATGGTTCAGGAAAAACCTCTCGCGGCCATAGATCTAGGCACCAATTCATTCCACATGATCATCGTTCGAGTTAGGACGAACGGAACCTTCGAAGCCATAGCAAGAGAAAAAGAATCGGTTCGCTTAGGTAATAGGTTACAAGAAAACGGTCCGATCGATCCGGATTCTTTTCGAAGAGGAATCGATTGTCTCAAAAGATTTAAAATTCTCGCGGAAAACGCAGGCGCAGAAATCAGAGCCGTCGCCACAAGCGCGTTACGAGAAGCTTTCAATCGGGAAGAATTCTTAGAAGTTGTATACCAAGAAACGGGCATATCCATAGACGTAATAAGCGGTTACGAAGAAGCCCGTTTGATCTATTTCGGAATTCTGCAAGGAATTCCAGTTTTCGATCGAAAGATCATGATGATCGACATCGGCGGAGGAAGTACGGAAATACTCGTCGGCCACAGAGGAAACATTCTATTCTCTAAAAGTTTTAAATTGGGGGCGATTCGACTCACCGAAAAATTCTTTCAGGAAGAACCTCTTTCCAACTCCGGTATCCGAAAGTGCAGACTCTTCATAGAAGAAATGCTTCTTCCCTTTCGAAAGATTCTCAGAGATTTAAAACCGGATTTGGTCGTGGGTTCGTCCGGCACCATTCAAGCGATCGCCGGTATGATTCTTGCGTCAAGAGGCGAAACCGAAGAAATCTCATTAAATAACTTTTCCTTTCTGACCTCGGAATTTAAAAAAATCCGAAATCTGATTTTGGAAGCGGACACATCCAGAAAAAGAACCAAGATTCCCGGACTCGATAGCAAACGAGCCGACATCATTGTCGGAGGAACTCTTATCCTGGAGGAAATTTTCGACCTGGCAAACGTTCCCGCTTTGACGGTTTCCGAGTTCGCGCTCCGGGAAGGAATCGTTTACGATACCATTCGCAAATGGGAACATTTCGAAAGTACGGAACATTCCAAACATCTGGACTCCATTCGACAAACCTCGGTGGATAACTTCATGCAAGCCTTTTCCAGAGACGAAGAATATTCCAAACATGTCGCCAACCTAAGTCTTCAGATCTTCGATCAACTGGTAAGTCTGCATAAACTCGGACAAGAGCAAAGAGAACTTTTGGAAGCCGCTTCTCTTCTTCACGAAATCGGTCAATCCATCTCTCATTCCGCGTATCATAAACATAGTTATTATATGATTCGAAATTCGGAGATGCTCCTAGGGTTCACTTTTTTGGAGATCGAAATCATCGCTCTCACCGCACGTTATCACAGAAAAAACACTCCAAAAATCAAACACAGGGAATTTAGCAAACTCGCGGAAAAAAACCGGACCTTGGTCTCTCAACTTTCGGCGATCCTTAGAATCAGCTCCGCGTTAAACCGAAATCGAGGCGGACTCGTCCTTTCCGTAACTTGCAAGATCGAAAAGAATCTGATCCATTTCGTTTTAAAATCGGATAAGGGATACGATCCTTCTTTGGAAATCTGGGCCGCGGAAGAACAAAAATCCGCGTTCGAAGAAACCTTCGGTTATTCGGTGGAATTTGTAACGGGGAATTAA
- a CDS encoding rod shape-determining protein, giving the protein MIFDNLYALFSNDMGIDLGTANTLVHVKGQGIVLSEPSVVAVHAATGKVLAVGQEAKRMLGRTPGEIVAIRPMKDGVIADFETVEKMIRYFIAKVHNRTTFVKPRIVIGVPSGITEVERRAVRESAEQAGAREIFLIEEALAAAIGANIPINEPAGNMIVDIGGGTTEIAVISLGGMVIAESIRTGGDEFDEAIIKYLRNQYNLVVGERTAEDIKLTIGNAYPEKKAETMEVRGRDAISGLPRTLELESNEIRKALKEPTDEILDGIKRVLERTPPELASDIVERGIVLTGGGCLLRGLEMYLSKETGVPVFRAENPLTCVVLGTGKYLDELKYIKPGIR; this is encoded by the coding sequence ATGATCTTTGATAACCTCTATGCCCTGTTTTCCAACGATATGGGAATTGATCTAGGGACGGCAAATACACTGGTGCATGTAAAAGGACAGGGGATTGTTTTATCCGAACCTTCCGTTGTCGCGGTTCATGCGGCTACCGGTAAAGTTCTCGCGGTAGGGCAGGAAGCAAAGCGGATGTTGGGTCGGACGCCGGGTGAAATTGTGGCGATCCGTCCGATGAAAGACGGAGTAATCGCGGACTTCGAAACCGTCGAAAAAATGATCCGTTATTTTATCGCAAAGGTGCATAACCGCACCACTTTCGTAAAACCTAGAATCGTAATCGGAGTTCCGTCCGGAATCACAGAGGTAGAGAGACGAGCCGTTCGTGAATCCGCGGAACAGGCTGGGGCGAGAGAAATTTTTCTTATTGAAGAAGCGCTTGCCGCCGCGATCGGAGCCAATATCCCGATCAACGAACCTGCGGGAAATATGATCGTGGATATCGGTGGTGGTACGACTGAAATTGCGGTGATATCTCTCGGGGGGATGGTAATCGCGGAATCCATCCGTACCGGGGGGGATGAATTTGACGAAGCGATCATTAAGTATCTTCGAAATCAATATAACCTGGTAGTCGGGGAAAGAACCGCGGAAGATATTAAGCTTACGATCGGAAACGCTTATCCTGAAAAGAAGGCCGAAACGATGGAAGTTCGCGGGCGGGATGCGATTTCCGGACTTCCTAGGACACTTGAATTGGAATCCAACGAAATCCGTAAGGCTCTCAAAGAACCGACCGATGAAATCTTAGATGGAATCAAACGGGTTTTGGAAAGAACTCCTCCTGAGCTTGCATCGGATATCGTGGAAAGAGGGATCGTACTTACGGGAGGCGGATGTCTCCTCCGAGGGTTGGAAATGTATCTTTCTAAGGAAACGGGGGTTCCCGTTTTCCGTGCGGAAAATCCGCTTACTTGTGTGGTTCTTGGGACCGGAAAGTATCTAGACGAGTTGAAATATATCAAACCTGGTATACGTTAA
- a CDS encoding disulfide oxidoreductase, translating into MTEVVKPRFYKEMTVGEAMAVHSEAGLVFSSYHLGGCSHCSINELETIEQVCMGYGVEVDVLIESLNNLLEDSQD; encoded by the coding sequence ATGACAGAAGTGGTCAAGCCAAGATTTTATAAGGAAATGACGGTAGGTGAGGCTATGGCCGTTCACTCCGAAGCAGGACTTGTTTTTTCGAGTTACCATTTAGGAGGTTGCTCCCACTGTTCTATCAACGAACTTGAAACGATCGAGCAGGTTTGTATGGGTTACGGCGTGGAAGTGGATGTTCTGATTGAAAGTCTGAACAATCTTCTCGAAGATTCTCAAGACTAA
- the mrdA gene encoding penicillin-binding protein 2 translates to MLGGAQSASEYRLEKSFRLRLYIFSGLVVFTLASFIFQLFNLQILNGTNNALKAEKFVRKSEIMPAARGQMFDRNFLTPETSMALVSNYSSLDAILNTSLFKYDPASVKAFIQEFARTLSIPISYYENELIEPRFSRNLKAKKPIVLLEGITPAQQERISVFDNISKYIILLPSPRRIYKMGPALAHVTGYIGKPTQRDLLSGEIKSYQYLGKNGLELEYDSELRGVDGFRIQKRSSEGNIEEERVVEHSSPGNNLILTIDKDIQIAAHKALKGSRGTAIAIKVSTGEILAMVSNPSYDPNILSGKNKADRTLHFKRVKDNGGFLNLAIQSKFPPASTYKTLVALAALESQHKIGYTPETTFSCNGSFVLKSTFAGVPDQVFLCWEKGGHGTNDLAHALQKSCSVYFYNLGYKLGSDAILNYSRLFGLENKSKVDLPGEVTGFVPSSAWKKRTYGTKWFDGDTINLSIGQGFISTTPMGMALFYMGLLNRGQIYQPYVVSEIRDPVDNSIINRTTPQILRDIPINQSSAEAIKEGLKLVVKSGTASYVLNKPFLPDIAGKTGTAQTRRRGASGSNHAWFVGYAPANAPVSEQVLIVVFVEYGVGGAAGAAPVAREMFHAAFPPGTFKKSQEIALPSSTGQEGTLEAR, encoded by the coding sequence TTGTTAGGCGGAGCGCAGTCTGCGTCGGAATACCGACTTGAAAAAAGTTTTCGTCTTCGTTTATATATCTTTTCCGGGCTTGTGGTGTTTACGCTCGCCTCGTTTATCTTTCAATTATTCAATCTACAGATTCTCAACGGGACGAACAATGCGCTCAAAGCGGAAAAGTTCGTGAGAAAGAGCGAAATCATGCCGGCTGCAAGAGGGCAGATGTTCGATCGTAATTTTCTCACTCCGGAAACTTCCATGGCTCTGGTTTCGAATTATTCCTCCCTAGATGCAATCTTAAACACGTCCTTGTTCAAGTACGATCCCGCTTCCGTAAAAGCGTTTATTCAGGAGTTTGCACGAACACTTTCGATTCCGATTTCTTATTACGAAAACGAACTGATCGAGCCTCGTTTTTCGAGAAACCTAAAGGCTAAAAAGCCGATTGTTCTTTTGGAGGGAATTACCCCCGCTCAGCAGGAAAGAATATCAGTGTTTGATAATATATCCAAATACATTATTCTTCTGCCTTCTCCTAGAAGAATCTACAAAATGGGACCGGCCCTCGCTCACGTGACCGGTTATATCGGGAAACCGACGCAGAGGGATCTTCTTTCCGGGGAGATCAAATCGTATCAGTATCTGGGTAAAAACGGACTCGAACTTGAATACGATTCCGAACTTCGAGGCGTCGACGGATTTAGAATTCAAAAGCGAAGCTCCGAAGGAAACATAGAAGAAGAGCGCGTTGTGGAACATTCTTCCCCAGGTAATAACTTAATTCTTACGATCGACAAGGACATTCAGATCGCGGCTCACAAAGCGCTCAAGGGAAGTAGGGGAACCGCGATTGCAATCAAGGTTTCCACAGGGGAAATTTTGGCGATGGTCTCCAATCCTAGTTACGATCCGAATATACTTTCCGGAAAAAATAAGGCGGATCGAACCCTGCATTTCAAACGGGTTAAGGACAATGGGGGATTTTTAAATCTTGCGATCCAATCCAAGTTCCCCCCGGCTTCTACTTATAAAACGTTAGTTGCGCTTGCGGCGTTGGAAAGTCAGCACAAGATCGGATACACTCCGGAAACGACATTTTCCTGCAACGGAAGTTTTGTATTGAAATCCACGTTTGCAGGGGTGCCGGATCAGGTGTTTCTATGTTGGGAAAAGGGAGGTCACGGAACAAATGATCTTGCGCATGCGCTGCAGAAATCCTGTTCGGTATATTTTTACAATCTCGGATACAAACTCGGCTCCGACGCGATTTTAAACTATTCCAGGCTTTTCGGATTAGAAAACAAATCCAAAGTGGACCTTCCGGGAGAAGTTACTGGTTTTGTTCCATCTTCTGCGTGGAAAAAAAGAACGTACGGAACCAAGTGGTTTGACGGGGATACGATCAATCTTTCGATCGGACAGGGATTTATCTCAACGACGCCGATGGGAATGGCATTATTTTATATGGGACTTCTCAATCGCGGACAAATCTATCAGCCATATGTGGTGAGTGAAATTCGAGATCCCGTGGATAACTCCATCATCAATAGAACTACTCCTCAAATACTCAGAGATATTCCGATCAATCAGTCTTCCGCAGAAGCGATTAAAGAAGGATTGAAGCTCGTGGTCAAAAGCGGGACTGCGTCATACGTCTTGAACAAGCCGTTCTTGCCGGATATCGCAGGAAAAACGGGAACAGCTCAGACGAGAAGAAGAGGGGCTTCCGGATCCAACCATGCATGGTTTGTAGGATACGCTCCCGCAAACGCACCTGTCAGCGAACAGGTATTAATCGTGGTGTTTGTAGAATACGGGGTCGGAGGAGCGGCGGGGGCCGCTCCTGTGGCGAGAGAAATGTTTCATGCGGCATTTCCTCCGGGAACGTTCAAGAAATCGCAAGAGATAGCGCTGCCTTCTTCGACGGGACAGGAGGGAACACTTGAAGCCAGATAA
- a CDS encoding DNA alkylation repair protein — MDLKQIMIELEKMGTPTIKKIFVNHGAKEPLFGVKVGDLKKIQKKIKKNNEISLELYKTGNADAMYLAGLVADEKQIQKKDLQFWVKNAASPMISECTVAWVAAESKYGWELAREWIESEKESVSSSGWSTFSSLLSIVPNHQIESKEISKLLKRVESKIHKSQNRVKYCMNGFVIAVGGFYPELGEEALQTAKKIGKVEVMMGKTACKVPEATEYILKMRKMGKIGNKKKMARC; from the coding sequence ATGGACTTAAAACAAATCATGATAGAATTGGAAAAAATGGGAACACCAACTATCAAAAAAATATTCGTCAATCACGGAGCAAAGGAACCGCTCTTCGGAGTCAAAGTGGGAGACTTAAAAAAGATCCAAAAGAAAATCAAAAAGAACAACGAAATTTCCCTGGAACTTTATAAAACGGGAAATGCGGACGCAATGTATCTCGCGGGACTCGTAGCCGACGAAAAACAAATCCAAAAAAAAGATCTACAGTTTTGGGTCAAGAATGCAGCTTCTCCGATGATCAGCGAATGCACCGTGGCATGGGTCGCGGCGGAAAGCAAATACGGCTGGGAGCTCGCGAGAGAATGGATCGAATCCGAAAAGGAAAGTGTCTCTTCTTCTGGATGGAGCACGTTTTCCAGTTTGTTGTCAATCGTTCCCAACCATCAAATCGAATCGAAAGAAATTTCCAAGTTACTCAAAAGAGTAGAATCCAAAATTCATAAATCTCAGAACCGAGTGAAATACTGTATGAACGGCTTTGTCATCGCGGTAGGAGGTTTTTATCCGGAACTTGGCGAGGAGGCCCTACAGACTGCAAAAAAAATCGGCAAAGTAGAAGTGATGATGGGTAAAACGGCCTGCAAAGTTCCAGAAGCTACCGAATACATCCTAAAAATGCGTAAAATGGGAAAAATCGGAAATAAAAAAAAGATGGCTCGTTGTTAG
- the mreC gene encoding rod shape-determining protein MreC has product MLWFQLSRSKETLSLLFCILFSIFSLTFRSNVIVRGIASFQRVGDVVSGSIDSFGGFFKGAYNKLESFETIRKERDSCVAVMEDYKLLPQDLEKANRENDFLRKELRFQSRQKYASLKAEVLSVRLNSIYRTIIIDKGSDSGIKPYMPVTARAVDQKGAIIEALVGKVIAVTGGSAVVQPLINSNFNMGVSMPDTNLWANLSGNSGRGTEALLNYIDSGIIIDPRVFGEYPMGPSEMIQYTESLSKIGKSVYTSGGGGVFPTGIPVGIITEEGQRNGSFKSAYLKPFVRFEMLESVTVILKLPEKWLETWPEGQNITIENPYFGELNFPGEDRSKENQTKNPVPPNGNQSQTNAPKSPSTSAPNEEDLQ; this is encoded by the coding sequence ATGTTATGGTTTCAACTCAGTCGAAGTAAAGAGACTCTTTCTCTTCTTTTCTGTATTTTGTTCTCCATATTTTCCTTAACTTTTCGAAGCAATGTAATCGTCAGGGGAATCGCGAGCTTTCAAAGAGTCGGAGACGTAGTATCCGGCTCCATCGATTCTTTCGGTGGATTTTTCAAAGGCGCTTACAATAAGCTGGAATCTTTTGAGACCATACGTAAGGAAAGGGATTCTTGCGTCGCGGTCATGGAAGATTATAAACTCCTTCCGCAAGACTTGGAAAAAGCCAATCGGGAAAACGATTTTCTCCGAAAAGAGCTTCGCTTTCAAAGCAGACAAAAATATGCGAGCCTCAAAGCGGAGGTTTTATCCGTTCGTTTAAATTCCATTTATAGAACCATCATCATCGACAAGGGTTCCGATTCTGGAATCAAACCTTATATGCCAGTGACCGCAAGAGCCGTGGATCAAAAGGGCGCAATCATAGAAGCGCTTGTCGGTAAAGTGATCGCTGTGACCGGGGGATCGGCCGTAGTTCAACCCCTTATCAATTCGAACTTCAACATGGGAGTATCGATGCCGGATACCAATCTTTGGGCCAATCTTTCGGGAAACTCAGGAAGGGGAACGGAAGCGCTTTTGAATTACATCGATAGCGGAATTATCATCGACCCGAGAGTGTTCGGGGAATATCCGATGGGGCCGAGTGAGATGATTCAATATACGGAGTCTTTGAGTAAGATTGGTAAGTCGGTATATACTTCCGGAGGAGGAGGGGTATTTCCCACTGGAATTCCGGTAGGAATCATTACGGAAGAAGGACAACGAAACGGAAGTTTCAAAAGCGCCTATCTTAAACCTTTCGTTCGATTCGAGATGCTTGAGAGTGTGACGGTCATTTTGAAACTTCCGGAGAAATGGCTGGAAACTTGGCCGGAAGGACAGAATATTACGATCGAAAATCCTTACTTCGGAGAACTCAATTTTCCGGGAGAAGATCGTTCGAAAGAAAATCAAACGAAGAATCCTGTTCCGCCTAACGGTAATCAGTCGCAAACGAACGCGCCGAAGAGCCCTTCGACTTCTGCTCCGAACGAGGAAGATTTGCAATGA
- a CDS encoding 6-carboxytetrahydropterin synthase has protein sequence MFFEESGRFYIRIEERFESSHFLYKYFPDGSDEPIHGHSWKVELYLSGKKNIGEDGISFDFLTSKQKLKELVGKLDHILINELEEFKKINPTSENIARWFYHYLKESVHSAGGRVDKIVIHEGPENLAFFEPTSVP, from the coding sequence ATGTTTTTTGAAGAATCAGGAAGATTTTATATTCGAATCGAGGAGCGTTTTGAATCCTCACATTTCCTCTACAAATATTTCCCGGACGGTTCGGATGAACCTATACACGGACATTCATGGAAAGTGGAACTCTATCTTTCCGGAAAAAAAAATATCGGCGAGGACGGAATCAGTTTTGATTTTCTGACTTCCAAGCAGAAACTTAAGGAACTCGTGGGAAAGTTGGATCATATACTGATTAACGAGTTGGAAGAATTTAAAAAGATCAATCCGACTTCCGAAAACATTGCGCGCTGGTTTTATCATTATCTCAAAGAGAGTGTACATTCCGCGGGAGGAAGAGTGGATAAAATTGTCATTCACGAAGGCCCCGAAAATCTCGCCTTTTTCGAACCAACATCAGTTCCGTAA
- a CDS encoding type VI secretion system tube protein Hcp encodes MLKIVCFLITFLSILPLNAEEIDFVNKIILKITDSSTPKEGDKIQFEVLSYNHGVSMPLMTKGPSYRPVYQDYTVTKYLDLYSAYLLEKCARGGVIPEILLTYYQKSNDGSSIYKALEVQMLNAIVTSVSVGAGGDRPLETITFTFDSIRYSVTMPSSAGKLETRTFLGKVPKN; translated from the coding sequence ATGTTAAAGATTGTTTGTTTTTTAATTACGTTCTTGTCGATCCTTCCTTTGAATGCGGAAGAAATAGATTTCGTAAATAAGATCATTCTGAAAATTACGGATTCCTCTACTCCGAAAGAAGGAGATAAGATACAATTCGAAGTTCTTTCTTATAATCACGGAGTATCTATGCCTCTTATGACAAAAGGGCCTAGTTACCGACCGGTTTATCAAGATTATACGGTGACAAAGTATTTAGATTTATATTCCGCATATTTGTTGGAAAAATGCGCGCGCGGAGGAGTGATTCCGGAAATACTCTTAACCTATTATCAAAAAAGCAATGACGGATCGTCCATATACAAAGCTTTGGAAGTTCAGATGCTCAATGCAATTGTCACGAGTGTCAGCGTAGGGGCCGGAGGAGATCGTCCTTTGGAAACGATAACCTTCACTTTTGATTCTATTCGATACTCGGTTACGATGCCTTCTTCCGCAGGAAAATTGGAGACGAGAACATTCTTAGGCAAAGTTCCGAAAAATTAG
- the mreD gene encoding rod shape-determining protein MreD encodes MILEKLVIAVGILIAHFLNGSNFFEIGSAIKPDFMILLVLFFSLRRGALYGLWIGFFGGLLTDSGLGGEIAIGNVVTYKIGLHSLTFCLIGYLVGKFARSAYHENYFSITIYSLLITLVTRVATYYLFSLFFHENMSYSLFFTSFFNALIAPAFFYALTWIYQLDHMGDA; translated from the coding sequence ATGATCTTAGAAAAGCTCGTCATCGCAGTCGGCATCTTAATCGCGCACTTTTTAAATGGTTCGAATTTTTTCGAAATCGGCTCGGCGATCAAACCGGACTTTATGATTCTTCTTGTGCTTTTTTTCTCTTTGAGAAGGGGGGCACTTTATGGGCTCTGGATCGGATTCTTCGGAGGCCTTTTGACGGATAGTGGACTCGGCGGTGAAATCGCGATCGGAAACGTGGTCACGTATAAGATCGGACTTCATTCCTTGACCTTTTGTCTGATCGGGTATCTTGTCGGAAAATTTGCCCGTTCCGCATATCATGAGAATTATTTTTCGATTACGATCTATTCTCTTCTAATCACTCTTGTCACGAGAGTCGCTACGTATTATTTGTTCTCTTTATTTTTTCATGAGAATATGAGTTATTCCTTATTTTTCACTTCGTTTTTTAATGCGCTCATAGCCCCGGCCTTCTTTTACGCCCTAACTTGGATCTATCAATTGGATCACATGGGGGACGCGTAA